The following are from one region of the Arthrobacter sp. TMP15 genome:
- a CDS encoding molybdopterin-dependent oxidoreductase — MDSSQDEPNSPAADNTPTVQQSFRTELVKKEHDVVDAAWAGGVPPQFGVAPRIRIGKNKWFNLLWLIPIGVLLLIVGIAVAKGLRELPAVQDFITRYPGESELPGNAPVGFPAWLGWQHFLNAFLLIFIMRSGVTILADHPRLYMTRHSTPGKDWFRIQKPIPTDPLYTAKQDSITLPDGVGLPGRRHSIGLARWWHLGVDTLWLLNGIIFMVLLFITGQWMRLVPRSWDVIPNSISVAIQYLSLNWPIENGWVNYNSLQLMAYFITVFIAAPAALITGLGMSPALSTRFRWISSIFSIQIARTLHFLVLCWFLMFILVHVTLVLTTGALRNLNHMYGARDDGSWVGFWIFAASLIVMIVAWVAASPLTYRFPRKVQKVGYALVGPAQKLFEHIDAKPGQYTEKDISPYFWHNGKYPETEEYKKLQLAEFADYKLRINGLVENPVELDLEQLRALAHHEQITQHFCIQGWSGVAKWGGVSMNTILELAKPKPEAKWVIFYSFALGPDGGIYYDAQPIEQMHYPLTMLAYEMNDEDLSFGHGAPLRLRNEVQLGFKLVKWIKGIEFVEHFSEVGGGQGGYNNDHEFFGYRQSI; from the coding sequence ATGGACTCCTCTCAGGACGAACCGAACTCTCCCGCAGCAGACAACACACCAACAGTGCAGCAGAGCTTCCGCACCGAGCTTGTCAAAAAAGAGCACGATGTCGTGGACGCAGCGTGGGCCGGCGGTGTCCCACCGCAATTCGGTGTCGCCCCACGCATTCGGATTGGGAAGAACAAATGGTTCAATCTGCTCTGGTTGATCCCTATCGGTGTGCTCCTGCTCATTGTTGGCATCGCTGTGGCGAAGGGGTTGCGCGAACTCCCTGCGGTGCAGGACTTCATCACCCGCTACCCCGGCGAGTCCGAACTCCCGGGGAATGCCCCTGTCGGTTTTCCTGCCTGGCTCGGGTGGCAACATTTTCTTAACGCGTTTTTGCTGATCTTTATCATGCGCTCCGGTGTGACGATCCTCGCCGACCATCCACGGTTGTACATGACCCGTCACTCCACCCCAGGTAAGGATTGGTTTCGTATCCAGAAACCAATCCCAACCGATCCGCTCTACACGGCCAAGCAGGACTCCATCACCTTGCCCGATGGGGTGGGTCTTCCCGGTAGGCGGCACTCTATTGGGCTCGCCCGCTGGTGGCACTTGGGCGTGGACACGTTGTGGCTGCTCAATGGGATCATCTTCATGGTTCTACTCTTCATCACCGGGCAGTGGATGCGTTTGGTCCCTAGGAGTTGGGACGTGATCCCAAATTCCATCTCGGTCGCCATCCAGTATCTGTCGCTAAACTGGCCCATCGAAAATGGCTGGGTCAACTACAACAGCCTGCAACTCATGGCCTACTTCATCACCGTTTTCATCGCTGCACCGGCGGCGTTGATCACGGGGTTGGGGATGTCCCCGGCACTGTCCACCAGGTTCCGCTGGATCAGTTCCATCTTCAGTATCCAGATCGCCCGGACCCTGCACTTTTTGGTGCTGTGCTGGTTCCTGATGTTCATCCTTGTGCACGTGACGTTGGTCCTGACCACCGGTGCCCTGCGAAACCTGAACCATATGTACGGCGCGCGTGACGATGGCTCATGGGTTGGTTTCTGGATCTTTGCTGCGTCGCTGATCGTCATGATTGTTGCGTGGGTTGCTGCTTCCCCGCTCACCTACCGTTTCCCGCGAAAGGTCCAGAAAGTAGGCTATGCGCTGGTGGGACCGGCGCAAAAACTGTTCGAGCACATCGATGCTAAGCCTGGCCAGTACACCGAGAAGGACATTTCTCCGTACTTTTGGCACAACGGCAAATATCCAGAGACGGAAGAGTACAAGAAGCTGCAGTTGGCTGAATTTGCCGATTACAAACTGCGCATCAACGGCCTGGTGGAGAACCCGGTGGAACTGGACTTAGAGCAGTTGCGCGCGCTGGCCCATCACGAACAAATCACCCAGCACTTCTGCATCCAAGGCTGGTCAGGGGTGGCCAAGTGGGGCGGCGTCTCGATGAACACAATCCTGGAGCTGGCCAAGCCCAAGCCCGAAGCGAAGTGGGTTATTTTCTATTCGTTCGCGCTGGGCCCTGACGGCGGGATTTACTACGACGCCCAGCCCATCGAGCAGATGCACTACCCGCTCACCATGCTGGCCTACGAGATGAACGATGAGGACCTCTCCTTTGGCCACGGCGCCCCACTGCGTCTGCGCAACGAAGTTCAGCTCGGGTTCAAGCTCGTGAAGTGGATCAAGGGCATAGAGTTCGTTGAGCACTTTTCCGAGGTGGGCGGCGGGCAGGGCGGCTACAACAACGACCACGAGTTCTTCGGCTACCGCCAGTCAATCTAG
- a CDS encoding acyl-CoA carboxylase subunit epsilon, with the protein MTDQPLEAPLLTVTRGNPTAEELAAVTAVVLALQSDGSSENVQTPTRHWARRAQLKLPPTPGAGSWRRSGH; encoded by the coding sequence GTGACGGACCAGCCCCTAGAAGCGCCGTTGCTTACGGTGACCCGCGGCAATCCCACCGCCGAAGAACTGGCGGCGGTGACCGCCGTCGTACTTGCTCTGCAAAGCGATGGCAGCAGCGAAAATGTCCAAACTCCCACACGGCACTGGGCTAGGCGGGCACAGTTGAAGCTGCCGCCCACCCCTGGTGCTGGATCGTGGCGGCGTTCGGGGCACTAG
- a CDS encoding acyl-CoA carboxylase subunit beta, whose translation MSHDLSTTAGKIADFRDRLAQSEMPSGEAAIEKQHAKGRNTARERIDMLLDPDSFVEFDALAVHRSHAFGMEKKKPLGDGVVSGYGTVDGRLIGIYSQDFSVYGGSLSQVNGEKIVKVQEFALRNGCPVVGINDGGGARIQEGVASLAMFADIFRNNVHASGVVPQISLIMGPCAGGAAYSPALTDYVVMVDKTSHMFITGPDVIKTVTGEDVDMETLGGARQHNSTTGTSTYLATDETDAIEFVRELLDFLPSNNLSESPVTEHEQELVLDAADLALDTLIPDSANQPYNMRTVIEQILDDDHFLEMQALYAPNVMIGYGRVEGHTVGIVANQPMQFAGTLDINASEKAARFVRNCDAFNIPIITLVDVPGFLPGKDQEFQGIIRRGAKLLYAYAEATVPKLTVITRKAYGGAYIVMGSKKLGADLNLAWPTAQIGVMGAQGAVNILYRRDLAAVDAEGGDVEARRAEIVRHYEDELLNPYQAAELGYIDAVIAPSDTRIQLIKGLRALRDKRASLPAKKHGNIPL comes from the coding sequence ATGAGCCACGATCTTTCAACGACAGCAGGCAAAATTGCCGATTTCCGCGACCGATTGGCTCAATCGGAGATGCCCTCAGGTGAGGCGGCCATCGAGAAGCAGCACGCCAAGGGCCGCAACACCGCCCGCGAGCGCATTGATATGCTCCTTGACCCTGATTCGTTTGTGGAGTTTGACGCCCTCGCCGTGCACCGCTCGCACGCCTTCGGCATGGAGAAGAAAAAACCTCTTGGTGACGGTGTTGTTTCCGGTTACGGCACAGTGGATGGACGCTTGATCGGCATCTACAGCCAAGATTTCAGCGTTTACGGTGGTTCGCTGAGTCAGGTGAATGGCGAGAAGATCGTCAAAGTGCAGGAGTTTGCTCTGCGCAACGGGTGCCCGGTGGTTGGCATCAACGACGGCGGTGGCGCACGTATCCAAGAAGGTGTTGCCTCGCTGGCGATGTTCGCTGACATTTTCCGCAACAACGTGCATGCATCTGGGGTTGTCCCGCAAATCTCTCTCATCATGGGCCCGTGCGCCGGTGGTGCCGCGTACTCCCCCGCTTTGACTGACTACGTTGTCATGGTTGATAAAACCTCGCACATGTTCATCACCGGTCCCGACGTCATCAAGACAGTCACCGGTGAAGACGTGGATATGGAAACTCTTGGCGGTGCCCGTCAGCACAACAGCACCACGGGTACTTCCACCTATCTGGCCACTGATGAAACGGACGCCATTGAGTTTGTCCGTGAACTCCTTGACTTCCTGCCCTCCAATAATCTCTCCGAGTCCCCCGTCACTGAGCATGAGCAGGAATTAGTGCTCGACGCCGCCGATCTGGCCCTTGACACGCTGATCCCCGACTCCGCCAACCAGCCCTACAACATGCGCACAGTGATTGAGCAAATCCTGGACGACGATCACTTCCTGGAAATGCAGGCCCTGTACGCTCCCAACGTCATGATCGGTTACGGCCGGGTTGAGGGCCACACGGTGGGCATTGTGGCCAACCAGCCCATGCAGTTCGCTGGCACCTTGGATATTAACGCCTCCGAAAAAGCTGCCCGTTTTGTCCGCAACTGTGATGCCTTCAATATCCCCATCATCACACTGGTTGACGTGCCAGGCTTCCTGCCCGGCAAAGACCAGGAATTCCAAGGCATCATCCGCCGCGGCGCAAAGCTGCTCTATGCCTACGCCGAAGCCACCGTCCCGAAGCTGACAGTGATCACCCGTAAGGCCTACGGTGGCGCCTACATTGTTATGGGTTCCAAGAAGCTCGGCGCCGACCTGAACCTGGCTTGGCCCACAGCCCAAATTGGTGTCATGGGCGCCCAAGGCGCAGTAAATATCCTGTACCGCCGGGATCTTGCCGCCGTGGATGCAGAGGGTGGCGACGTTGAGGCACGCCGCGCAGAAATTGTTCGCCACTATGAGGATGAGCTCCTGAACCCTTACCAGGCTGCCGAACTTGGCTATATCGACGCCGTCATTGCCCCCTCTGACACGCGCATCCAGCTCATTAAAGGGCTGCGAGCCCTACGGGACAAGCGAGCCTCGCTGCCTGCTAAGAAGCATGGGAACATCCCGCTGTGA
- a CDS encoding biotin--[acetyl-CoA-carboxylase] ligase, which yields MNGLSPEQNQHPLKKTALKAALVHPQGRFARVEVVVSSGSTNSDLAAGAANVDEYWPSLSVLIADAQPAGKGRMGRSWEVPPGAAMISSVFLRPGEDLGPGHGVAFAPTGYGWLSILAGVALCTVLRSVTGVPAELKWPNDVVVKGRKVAGILAQLVPATPGAQGSRGAQPGTGVVPGTGVVVGAGVNVSLDSADLPTERATSLLLESASTLDRNLLLPAYLNKFAALYLDFVAVGGDAQRPLGGVQDQSVLELAQGCMSTLGQEVRAELPGGTMLHGTATALDADGSLVLRDASGALHAVSAGDVIHLRRTGPGGTVNYA from the coding sequence ATGAATGGCCTCTCACCTGAACAAAACCAGCACCCCCTGAAGAAAACGGCTCTGAAGGCTGCTCTGGTGCACCCCCAAGGCCGCTTTGCTCGTGTGGAAGTGGTTGTTTCCAGCGGTTCAACTAACAGTGATTTGGCCGCTGGTGCAGCAAATGTTGATGAATATTGGCCTAGTTTGAGCGTTTTGATCGCTGATGCCCAGCCAGCCGGAAAGGGCCGCATGGGCAGGAGCTGGGAAGTTCCCCCCGGTGCAGCCATGATCTCAAGTGTGTTTTTGCGGCCGGGGGAGGACCTGGGCCCGGGGCACGGAGTGGCCTTCGCACCAACTGGTTATGGCTGGCTTTCCATCCTGGCCGGCGTGGCGTTGTGCACGGTTCTGCGGTCCGTCACGGGGGTGCCCGCCGAGCTAAAGTGGCCCAACGACGTGGTGGTCAAGGGGCGCAAAGTAGCCGGCATCCTGGCCCAATTGGTACCAGCAACACCCGGCGCCCAAGGCAGCCGGGGGGCTCAGCCTGGTACCGGTGTGGTGCCTGGTACCGGTGTGGTGGTTGGTGCCGGTGTCAATGTCAGCCTGGACTCTGCGGATCTGCCCACGGAGCGGGCCACCTCACTACTGCTTGAAAGTGCATCGACCCTTGACCGAAACCTGCTGCTTCCTGCGTACCTGAACAAGTTTGCGGCACTGTATCTGGACTTTGTGGCAGTAGGCGGGGATGCGCAACGTCCGCTGGGCGGTGTGCAGGACCAGAGCGTGTTGGAGCTCGCGCAGGGCTGCATGAGCACTTTGGGCCAAGAAGTCCGTGCCGAACTACCCGGCGGAACCATGCTGCACGGTACCGCAACAGCCTTGGACGCAGACGGCAGTTTAGTGCTGCGCGATGCTAGCGGGGCGCTCCATGCTGTCAGCGCAGGGGATGTGATTCACCTGCGCCGCACAGGGCCTGGCGGCACGGTGAACTATGCGTAG
- a CDS encoding PH domain-containing protein produces MRSWLRSREQVVIRCRPHSRILIWPITAGLLLVLVGSAALAKLQSVPFAQWAPSSAAAPWREPAIVILVVAVVLLELIFPVRRVLRWNWTRYILTNQRLLVRRGPLSRIEQIHDFEQVQEVRPVQKWRQRMVGSGDLQLYMYRGAMRTVAEVPDLKSFNEETQQAWTRVFRESIQQTPREGD; encoded by the coding sequence ATGCGTAGTTGGTTGCGCAGCCGCGAACAGGTTGTTATCCGCTGCCGGCCGCACTCCCGAATTCTGATCTGGCCCATCACGGCAGGACTGCTTCTGGTTCTTGTGGGATCTGCCGCCTTGGCTAAATTACAATCCGTTCCTTTTGCACAGTGGGCACCAAGTTCCGCTGCTGCGCCATGGCGAGAGCCTGCCATTGTTATCCTCGTGGTGGCGGTGGTTCTTCTTGAGCTCATCTTCCCGGTGCGGCGAGTGCTCCGGTGGAACTGGACGCGGTACATCCTGACCAACCAGAGACTGTTGGTGCGGCGCGGGCCGCTGAGCCGCATCGAACAAATTCATGATTTTGAACAAGTCCAAGAGGTGCGCCCGGTACAAAAGTGGCGTCAAAGGATGGTTGGATCAGGAGATCTGCAGCTATACATGTACAGGGGCGCCATGCGGACGGTGGCGGAAGTTCCTGACTTGAAGAGCTTTAATGAGGAAACCCAACAGGCTTGGACAAGAGTGTTTCGGGAGTCCATACAGCAAACACCCCGAGAAGGGGACTAG
- a CDS encoding adenylate/guanylate cyclase domain-containing protein, which produces MSPLVSRNLLPPASRNQTRALEAQLLGGERTLKRRDVAAGVGVSLLSARKIWRAMGFPNLGDDDVAFTQRDQKALQTVVTMVREGLLTEETAISVTRSIGQMTDRMAVWQIEALVEDLVVEHGVSDAEARRAVVSELPNLIAPLEELLVYSYRRQLNAGIQRLAVRAEEGLASSELGRAGDEDDAPLPLARAVGFADLVSYTSLSRRMNEKTLARLVQRFENVCAEIISVGGGRLVKTIGDEVLFNCETPVAGAQISLSLAEAMAADDFLPEARVAMVWGRVLSRLGDIYGPTVNLAARLTSLAEPGTVLIDSVTASALKNDDRFVLTQLPVENVRGFGEIAPVLLQRGTGKGLVID; this is translated from the coding sequence CTGTCTCCTCTTGTCTCGCGTAATCTCTTACCCCCCGCCTCTCGCAATCAAACGCGAGCTCTTGAGGCGCAGCTTCTTGGCGGCGAGCGGACGCTCAAGCGCCGTGATGTTGCCGCCGGAGTGGGAGTCTCACTCTTATCTGCGCGTAAAATTTGGCGTGCCATGGGATTTCCCAACCTGGGCGATGACGATGTTGCGTTTACCCAGCGCGACCAAAAAGCGCTGCAAACTGTTGTCACAATGGTTCGGGAGGGCCTCCTGACAGAGGAAACCGCCATCTCCGTGACCCGCTCCATCGGTCAGATGACTGACAGGATGGCTGTCTGGCAGATTGAGGCGCTGGTAGAAGACCTTGTTGTGGAACACGGAGTCAGTGACGCTGAGGCACGCCGTGCAGTGGTATCTGAGCTGCCGAACCTGATTGCACCGTTGGAAGAACTTCTGGTGTATTCCTACCGCCGCCAGCTCAATGCCGGAATCCAGCGGCTGGCCGTGCGCGCCGAAGAAGGACTTGCTTCTAGTGAGTTGGGACGTGCCGGCGATGAAGACGATGCGCCGCTTCCCCTGGCGCGGGCCGTTGGTTTCGCAGATCTTGTTAGCTACACGTCGCTGTCCCGTCGCATGAATGAAAAAACACTTGCCCGTCTGGTGCAGCGCTTTGAGAACGTGTGTGCGGAGATCATCAGCGTTGGTGGTGGACGCCTGGTGAAGACCATTGGCGATGAAGTGCTGTTCAACTGTGAAACCCCCGTGGCCGGCGCACAGATTTCCCTCTCATTGGCAGAGGCCATGGCTGCGGATGATTTCCTACCCGAGGCTCGGGTAGCCATGGTGTGGGGGCGGGTGCTCTCGCGTCTGGGCGATATTTATGGGCCAACTGTGAACCTCGCCGCGCGGCTGACCTCACTGGCTGAACCGGGCACCGTGCTCATTGACTCCGTCACAGCGTCAGCTTTGAAAAATGACGACAGATTTGTGCTGACCCAGCTGCCCGTTGAAAACGTCCGTGGATTCGGGGAGATCGCGCCCGTTCTTCTCCAACGTGGAACCGGCAAAGGCCTGGTTATCGACTGA